The DNA region AAAATTACTTATTGATAGTCATAAGATTTACTTTTTACAGCGGTCCTGATATACCCTGTTTACGAATCATTATGAAATGCGCGCCCATTAATCCAAGCAATGCTGCAGGCAGGAAGAACACGTGAATCGCAAAGAAACGAGTAAGTGTTTGGGCACCAACAATTGTTTCATGACCTGAAAGTAATGTTTTTAGATGGACACCGATAAACGGTACCGCTTCAATAATTTGAAGTGTAACCTTTGTTGCAAATAATGCTTTCATATCCCATGGTAATAAATAACCTGTTAAACCTAAAGCCAGCATAACGAAAAAGATAAGAACTCCGACAACCCAGTTTAACTCACGCGGTTTTTTATAGGCACCTTGGAAAAACACGCGTAATGTATGTAAAAACATCATTACAATAACTAAACTTGCACCCCAGTGGTGCATGCCCCGGACAATTTGTCCAAATGCTACTTCGTTTTGTAGATAGAAAACTGATTCCCATGCATTCTTGATATCTGGCACATAATACATTGTTAAGAACATACCAGATAGAATTTGTATAACAGTAATAAAAAATGTTAAACCGCCAAAGCAATAAACAAACGCAGAGAAGTGGTGGGCTGGATTAACATGCTCAGGTACTTCATGGTCTGCAAGATCACGCCACAAAGGCGTAATATCTAGTCGTTCATCTACCCAATCGTAAATTTTGTTTAACAATGATTACGCCTCCTTCCGTGGCTCTGCTTTACCTAAATAAAGATAGCCGTCTTTTTCTTGAAATGGATATACATCTAACGGTGCTATTGGCGGAGTACCTTTGACGTTCATTCCATCCTTTGTATAGCGGCCATAATGGCACGGACAGAAGAATTGGTCTTGGTGTGCCTCATCAGTTGCCCAGGCAACTGTACAACCGAGGTGTTTACATACAGGTGAAAGCGCTACTATATTATCTTGCTCATCCTTATAGACCCAAGCAGTTTCAGTAACGTCAGACTTGTACCAAGCGTCGACTTGCTCATACGTGTAATCAACCCGCGTTGGTTCCGTAGTAATATCGGCGACTTTTAGCGGTGTTGCAATATAATCTCCACCTGTTTTTGCTTTTAATACTGGATCAATCGCAAAACGAACCATTGGCATTAACATACCAGCAGCCATGAAACCGCCTACACCTGTTAATGTGTAGCTTAAAAATTGTCGTCTAGAAACGCGATGCTTACTCATGTTTATCCCCCCCCCTATATTCATAAGTTAAGTCCATCGGACATTAAATAAACACATATAAAACTAGGACATAACCATGATATATCAACTTTTAACTAAGGTCAATATCATACTATTTCAAAAACATGTTATTCAGCTTAGAATTACAAATTTTCTTTCCACTTACGAGTAAATAGACTTAATATCTGTTTTACTTGGCTTTCAATCATAGATATTTTTTGCGAATCCTGTAAATGCTCGAGTGGTAGTGACGGAAGCCAAATCAATGAACCATCCAGATTTTCTTCTTGCATTTTCCATTCACTTTCGGAAGTAATGTAGAAAATATGTTTAAATTCACCTTTTTTTATGTTCGCCTCCCATTTCTTCAATTCTGTTAATTCATCATTTAAATTTTCATTTTTCAAATATGTAAATGGCGGAAACAATAATACCCTACCTGTAAATTGTCTTTCCAAGTAGTTTGTTAATAACGAAATAAATTCTGCACTTGAGGCTGACTGTGTCATCTCATTTCCAAAAGATATGGAATATAGGGGTATAACCGCTGTATCTACATATTCCTTTGCACTTAGATATGTTTCAATTTCTTTAGCTAACCATTTCATTCATTACACCAATCCTTTGCAAATAGCTAATACAATCATATCATTTTCCTTGATAACAGCAAAAGAATAATTCATAAAAAAACAAAAACGGAAGCGCGCTTATTGCAGGCTTCCGTTTTTCTCTATCTGCACCAGGTGATTTAACTTTTCTGTCAATGCCCTAAAAGCTCTCTTGTCTTGCTTATCTAGCGCTTCGTCAATTAACTGAAGAAGCTTTTCCCGTTGAAAGCGTTCAATACTATTCTGTAAGAATTGTTCGGCTACAAGACCATCTTTTTCATTCACTTGAAGATGTTTTGGAACAAATGGATTTTCTTCTAATACAGCTGCATATTGATGTGCTTGATTGGAGGCATGAAAATTTAATTGAATAAAGATATCCTCATCTCGATTAAGCCTAATATCATGAAAGGATTTTTCAGCATCCGTTGTCATCACATTTTCTTTATAAAAGCGAAACGGTACCTTGTCGACACAGTGTGTTGACATAATCAGCCCTCGAGGACAATACTGTGCTTGCTCGACAAAATGAACATTTTCCATTAATTGATCGTGGCTCATTAAGTAGTTTAATATCCAAACACATTCTCTTCTTTTTAATTGATAGTGATTTAAAAACCAGCGAATAAAGTCCTTCTTCTCGTTGACAGATACAGGGGTTGCCATGAAAGTTTCCCTCCTCTGCAGAATTCAGCTTTTTATTAATTTCCTCAGCTTGTTAGACGCTCAACCAAATCCTGATACTCTCCATTTGTTGGATCACCTTTTAGCAGTTGTTTAAAGACTTCGGCAGCACGGTCGTTTTTTCCTTCTTCAATTAAAAAATATCCGTAATCATTTAGGAATACTTCGTTATCTTTAAAAAAAGTATATGCACTCTCGTATTTGTCTAATGCATATGAAAACTCGTCTAATTTATTATATGCAAGTGCTGCATCCCATAAGAGTTGTGGCTCTTCATCTTCAACATATTCCAGCTGTGAAATTAAATCAATGACATCCTCGTACCGCTCGTCATGGAAAAACAGCTTGTTTAAGGTGAGTGCTGCTTCCGTGAAACCAGGGTCCAATGCTAAGGACTCTCTAAAATACCTTTCTGCCTGATCTGTTTTTCCAAGTTTAATGGCTATTTTTCCGCCATAAAAAAACAATTCCTTATTAAACTCATCCTGCTTGATTCCTTCTTGAATTGATTTTAGGCTGTTTGCTAAATCTTCTTCCCGTTCATATGCTTTTGCAAGATGTAAATAAAGGGAATGGTATTCTGGATCAAGACCCCTCAATTCCTCGAACTTTTCTATTGCCGTTTGATTGTAACCTGCTTGCAGTGCTGTAAAGGCATAGCCAAACAGTGTATTAATCTCAAGTTTATTATCTAATGCCTTGTCGTAATGTTCTAGCGCTTCTTCAAAAACACCTGAAGCACTTAATAATTCTGCAATACGCTGGTGTAAACTTACTCCGGCAATTTCTTGATGTTCCTTTAGAACAATTTCATATGATTTTATTGCTTTTGAAACTTCACCTTGTTCACTGTAAAGTTCTCCGAGTGCAAAATCAATGATGACTTCCTCAGGTAAAATTAGCTTTGCCCGGAGTAACTTTCTTTCGCATACCTCATAAAGCCCTTGAACTTGATATAAATCTGCTAATAACAATAAAGATTGTCCAAAACTGGGGTCTTGTTCCGAGATTTTCTCTAATTCAAGAATTGCTTGTTCGTCATCGCCAGCCTCAACTAATATTTCTCCCAGCAAGACAAGGAGCTCTCCTTCTTCAGGATAAATTTCTAACAAGCTATTAACTAGTGATTTTGCTTCTGTTAAAAAACCAAACTCAAATAATTCTTCTGCAAGCATGAATTTTTCATCTGGCATACCATTAGTTAATACAACATTATATTCATCTATCGCTTCATTATGTTGGCCATTTTCCAACAGCGAAATAATTTTATTCACTCTATTCATTGTATCTTTCCTCTCGTCCACTAAGAATCATCTATAAAGAAAAAAAAGATGGGGTTCTTACTTTAACATATTCTCCATTTCCAGGCTTAAATAAAACCTCTTCTCCTGCTCGAATTACCTTACCCTTGTGTACTGTAATAACAAGTCTATCATTATGATAATGAAATAAGTTTACTTCATCAACATTCTTGATTTCCCTGCCCTTTAAATATAAATTATAACTTAACTCTGTTCCATGCATTAAGCTCGCTTTTTGTGGATATAAGCCGATTTTGTTTAATTGTGATATAGATAGGGGCTGGTTTTCTTCTACTTCCTCATAAACTGCGGGAATTTTTTCTTTTTCAATTATTACTTTCCATTTCGACATAACAGTCTTTGCTTCCTTCTTTTGATCATTAGAAATTATTGGTATCAGCGGACTATTGTATGGAAATAGTGATTCCCTTATCCAACTCCAGGGAATCTCTTTCAATTCTTCAATATCACAGAATTCAATAAAGATTACAGGAACTTTTTCTTTCTTACATTTTCTCATAAAAGAAGGTGTTACAAGTCTCGCAGGAATTTTCACACCAATAATAAAATCGATTGGACTGCCAATTAAAGCTGTTTTCACTTCCTTCAGTTTTTTATTTAATTCATGTTCGTAGGTAATCGTGGCATAAGTAAGTAATGTGGTACATCCCTTCATAATAAATTGATCAATGATGTATTTTTTGAGTTCTTTAAAGGAGGTATTTAATGGGATTGCGGAATCCAACTGGACAAATGTAGGTGTCATAATGAAGGCTTCTGTATTCATTTTTATTAATTTATATCGTTTGAACTGATCTTGTCTGGCAACAATATGATTTTCCTTAATCAGCAGTGAACATTTGGTTATCTGGCCGTTTTTAAGAATCGTGGCATTTTCAATAATATAGCCCATTTTGCTCCCCTTTCTCTGCTTTCTAGTCTTTAAGACAAGCTATGAGCTAACTATCTAAACTATGACATCATATATATAAAATAAAAAGCTGCACATTTGGCAGCTATTATTTTTTAAGAATATTTAAATGGGTAAAGAAGTTTGGATAGGAAATGGAGATTGCTTCTGGATTCTCTAGTGTGACCTCGCCTTTACATATTTGAGCTGCTATTGCGAGCATCATTCCAATCCGATGGTCGCCATGGCTGGAAACCGTTCCTCCCGTAAGACTAGAACCTCCATAGATTATCATCCCATCGTCCGTAGCCTCTATCCTGGCACCTAGCTTCGTTAATTCTTGAACTACCGTATCAATTCGATTCGTCTCTTTAACCTTGAGCTCTTCTGCATTCTTTATGACAGTTTTTCCTTCTGCCTGAGTTGCCAGTAAAGCGATAATTGGAATTTCATCGATAAGCTTAGGAATCAAATCCCCTTCAATGACCGTCCCCTTAAGACGTGAGGCTTTAATTGTCATGTCGCCGATTGGTTCAAAAGAATCACCAGGCTGATGAGAAATCTCCAAATCAGCTCCCATTTTGTTCATTACATCAATAATTCCATTTCTAGTTGGATTTATTCCAACATTCTTAAGGAGAATCTCACTACCTGGGACAATTGCACCTGCAACAAGAAAAAAAGCAGCCGATGAGATATCTCCAGGAACATGTATTTCCGTACCGATTAGCTTCTGATCACCTTTAACTCTAATAACACTATTATCCCTTTGTATTTCTCCGCCAAATTTACGAATCATTCTTTCTGTATGGTCACGCGTATCAGCTGGTTCAATAATTGTACTTTCCCCTTTTGCCTGGAGACCCGCTAGAATAAGCGCAGACTTCACCTGAGCACTTGCCACAGGGAGTTCATAGTTAATTGGAGTTAGACCACCTCCACGGATACTAAGCGGTGTAAAAGCACCATTATTTCGACCATCAATACGTGCTCCCATCTGCCTTAAGGGCTCCGTTACCCTCGTCATCGGTCTTTTCCCGATTGAGCGATCACCAATTAATGAAGAATAAAATGGTCTGCCCGCCAAAATCCCTAATAATAAGCGAATGGTCGTTCCTGAATTACCAACATCCAATATTTCATCTGGTTCTGTCAATCCATCAAAACCATTTCCGTAAATGGTTAGCAAATTTTCACTTTCCTCAATCACTACACCTAGTTTTCGGAAACAGGAGATTGTACTTAAACAATCATCACCAGGTAAAAAGTTCGTTACCTTGGTAACTCCTTTGGCAATTGAACCAAACATAACAGACCGGTGGGAAATTGATTTATCTCCTGGTATTTCCAGCACACCAGTTAACGCATTAAACGTTGGCTGTATTATTAATGACTCCATATATAATCACCTTACCCAAAATCATTTTATTAACCAGTAGATGTCGCAAAGCTGGATCGATTATGAATACATCGTTCTGCCCTTTGACGATCCTCATCCGTTTGAAAACTAATAACTAAAACTCCGTATATTTCATCTTCACGAGTTTCTAAGATGCGAATATTTGTAATACTAATATTTTCCTGTGCTAAATAACCCGTAATTTCTGAAATGACACCTGGATAATCCGGGACATCGACAAATAAATCATAAAATGCAGGAATGGCTCCTTTTTCTCTGACTGGCAAGCCATCGCGGAATTGCTTTGCCTGATGAAAATAATTTAATATTTCATTGCTGTTTTCTTGCTCCAACAATTCCTTTACCCCATTCATTTCTTCTTGCCACTTGTCTATTAGGTCAATTAATATCTCACGATTGTGCAAGAGAATATCTTTCCACATTTCTGGACTGCTTGAAGCAATCCTAGTAATATCTCTAAATCCTCCTGCAGCCAAACGAGGTATTAAACTTTCTTTATCCGCTAATCTTTCTGTTTGGCGAACAATAGAAGCCGCAATGATATGCGGAAAGTGACTTACAATTCCGGTAAGATAATCATGGTTTTGCGGTGATACTGTTAAAAACTTAGCTTTTGTACCCCTAAGCCAGTCTTTTAACAAATCTACTTTCGAGTTATCGATGTATTCTTCAGGGGTTAACAAGTAAAAGGCATTCTCAAATAAGATTTCCTTTGCAGCAGATATACCACTTTTATGAGAACCCGCCATTGGATGCCCACCAATAAAAGTGAATCCTCTCTTTTCTAAACTGGCAGCATTGGCAACGATTTTTCTTTTAGTACTTCCGGTATCTGTAATCATTACATCTGGTTGTAATGGTAGTTCAGAAAGCAAATGAATGATTGTTTGTGTTTCAATGACAGGAGCCGCAATGATGATTAAATTTGCATTTACTGCCCCTTCACTTATGTCGTCTGCCACTTCATCAATGATGCCAAGCATTTTTGCAAGTCTAGCTTGTTCACTATTTATATCATATCCCGTGACAGTTACGGCTGGATGCTCTTTCTTAATGCACAAGGCTAAAGAACCGCCAATTAACCCTAATCCTATGACAAATACACGGCCATTCAAAGCTGTTTCCCCCTATTTCCCAGTAAGCCCTTCAGTCTCCTTTTTTACTAGAAATTCATTTATTACTTTTAGCAAGCCTTCATTTTCTTCCTCCGTACCAACCGTAATTCGAACGGAAGTAGGAAATCCAAGCGCTTTTCCTGATCGGACTATATACCCTTTTTCTAGTAAAAATTGAAAAACCTTATCTCCATCTACCTTAAAATCAACAAGGATAAAATTAGTTTGAGTAGGAAAGTATTCTAAATTGTTTTGGTCACAAAAATCATATATTCGTGCTAGGTTTTCCCTGTTTTTTCTTTTACATTCCTCGATAAACCCCTGGTCTTCGATAGCAGCTAAAGCTACTGCTTGACCAAAAGAATT from Neobacillus sp. FSL H8-0543 includes:
- a CDS encoding ubiquinol-cytochrome c reductase iron-sulfur subunit, which codes for MNMSKHRVSRRQFLSYTLTGVGGFMAAGMLMPMVRFAIDPVLKAKTGGDYIATPLKVADITTEPTRVDYTYEQVDAWYKSDVTETAWVYKDEQDNIVALSPVCKHLGCTVAWATDEAHQDQFFCPCHYGRYTKDGMNVKGTPPIAPLDVYPFQEKDGYLYLGKAEPRKEA
- a CDS encoding tetratricopeptide repeat protein — encoded protein: MNRVNKIISLLENGQHNEAIDEYNVVLTNGMPDEKFMLAEELFEFGFLTEAKSLVNSLLEIYPEEGELLVLLGEILVEAGDDEQAILELEKISEQDPSFGQSLLLLADLYQVQGLYEVCERKLLRAKLILPEEVIIDFALGELYSEQGEVSKAIKSYEIVLKEHQEIAGVSLHQRIAELLSASGVFEEALEHYDKALDNKLEINTLFGYAFTALQAGYNQTAIEKFEELRGLDPEYHSLYLHLAKAYEREEDLANSLKSIQEGIKQDEFNKELFFYGGKIAIKLGKTDQAERYFRESLALDPGFTEAALTLNKLFFHDERYEDVIDLISQLEYVEDEEPQLLWDAALAYNKLDEFSYALDKYESAYTFFKDNEVFLNDYGYFLIEEGKNDRAAEVFKQLLKGDPTNGEYQDLVERLTS
- a CDS encoding prephenate dehydrogenase: MNGRVFVIGLGLIGGSLALCIKKEHPAVTVTGYDINSEQARLAKMLGIIDEVADDISEGAVNANLIIIAAPVIETQTIIHLLSELPLQPDVMITDTGSTKRKIVANAASLEKRGFTFIGGHPMAGSHKSGISAAKEILFENAFYLLTPEEYIDNSKVDLLKDWLRGTKAKFLTVSPQNHDYLTGIVSHFPHIIAASIVRQTERLADKESLIPRLAAGGFRDITRIASSSPEMWKDILLHNREILIDLIDKWQEEMNGVKELLEQENSNEILNYFHQAKQFRDGLPVREKGAIPAFYDLFVDVPDYPGVISEITGYLAQENISITNIRILETREDEIYGVLVISFQTDEDRQRAERCIHNRSSFATSTG
- a CDS encoding YpiF family protein, which produces MKWLAKEIETYLSAKEYVDTAVIPLYSISFGNEMTQSASSAEFISLLTNYLERQFTGRVLLFPPFTYLKNENLNDELTELKKWEANIKKGEFKHIFYITSESEWKMQEENLDGSLIWLPSLPLEHLQDSQKISMIESQVKQILSLFTRKWKENL
- the aroA gene encoding 3-phosphoshikimate 1-carboxyvinyltransferase; protein product: MESLIIQPTFNALTGVLEIPGDKSISHRSVMFGSIAKGVTKVTNFLPGDDCLSTISCFRKLGVVIEESENLLTIYGNGFDGLTEPDEILDVGNSGTTIRLLLGILAGRPFYSSLIGDRSIGKRPMTRVTEPLRQMGARIDGRNNGAFTPLSIRGGGLTPINYELPVASAQVKSALILAGLQAKGESTIIEPADTRDHTERMIRKFGGEIQRDNSVIRVKGDQKLIGTEIHVPGDISSAAFFLVAGAIVPGSEILLKNVGINPTRNGIIDVMNKMGADLEISHQPGDSFEPIGDMTIKASRLKGTVIEGDLIPKLIDEIPIIALLATQAEGKTVIKNAEELKVKETNRIDTVVQELTKLGARIEATDDGMIIYGGSSLTGGTVSSHGDHRIGMMLAIAAQICKGEVTLENPEAISISYPNFFTHLNILKK
- a CDS encoding ReoY family proteolytic degradation factor; translated protein: MATPVSVNEKKDFIRWFLNHYQLKRRECVWILNYLMSHDQLMENVHFVEQAQYCPRGLIMSTHCVDKVPFRFYKENVMTTDAEKSFHDIRLNRDEDIFIQLNFHASNQAHQYAAVLEENPFVPKHLQVNEKDGLVAEQFLQNSIERFQREKLLQLIDEALDKQDKRAFRALTEKLNHLVQIEKNGSLQ
- a CDS encoding cytochrome b6 yields the protein MLNKIYDWVDERLDITPLWRDLADHEVPEHVNPAHHFSAFVYCFGGLTFFITVIQILSGMFLTMYYVPDIKNAWESVFYLQNEVAFGQIVRGMHHWGASLVIVMMFLHTLRVFFQGAYKKPRELNWVVGVLIFFVMLALGLTGYLLPWDMKALFATKVTLQIIEAVPFIGVHLKTLLSGHETIVGAQTLTRFFAIHVFFLPAALLGLMGAHFIMIRKQGISGPL